Proteins encoded in a region of the bacterium genome:
- a CDS encoding thioesterase family protein, with protein MEFTCELTVRLYDTDAAGFLFYGSQFRLAHAALEEFLQHLGLPIGEVLRRREVLFPVVHAEADYRAPLSAGDRLTVRVGVRAIGERSFTIAYRFLLPGGREAGGALTVHSALDTATGASCPLPEALRAALGPYLDVA; from the coding sequence GTGGAATTCACCTGCGAGCTGACGGTCCGCCTCTACGACACCGACGCGGCGGGCTTCCTCTTCTACGGGTCGCAGTTCCGCCTCGCGCACGCCGCGCTCGAGGAGTTCCTCCAGCACCTGGGCCTGCCGATCGGCGAGGTCCTGCGCCGGCGCGAGGTGCTCTTCCCCGTCGTCCACGCCGAGGCCGACTACCGCGCGCCGCTGAGCGCGGGCGACCGGCTGACGGTGCGCGTCGGCGTGCGGGCGATCGGCGAGCGCTCGTTCACCATCGCCTACCGCTTCCTGCTCCCCGGCGGCCGGGAGGCCGGCGGCGCGCTCACGGTGCACTCCGCGCTGGACACGGCGACCGGCGCCTCGTGCCCGTTGCCGGAGGCGCTGCGCGCGGCGCTTGGGCCGTATCTCGACGTCGCCTAG